From Anopheles coluzzii chromosome 3, AcolN3, whole genome shotgun sequence, the proteins below share one genomic window:
- the LOC120958839 gene encoding cytochrome b-c1 complex subunit 7-like, which produces RQLHKRQARSFVLVFCKVPRSCAEHFGKDFSERFSTIKMSYLARKGPAVYSALGKWAYNMAGFNQYGLHRDDCLYENEDVKEAIRRLPEKLKDERNFRITRALHLSMTKTILPKEQWTKYEEDTKYLEPYLQEVVRERDEKVKWESNK; this is translated from the exons CGCCAATTGCACAAACGTCAAGCACGCAGTTTCGTTCTCGTTTTTTGCAAAGTCCCAAGAAGTTGTGCTGAACATTTCGGGAAGGATTTTTCCGAGCGTTTTTCCACGATAAAAATGTCGTACCTCGCACGCAAAGGACCCGCCGTCTACT CTGCCCTCGGCAAATGGGCCTACAATATGGCCGGATTCAACCAGTACG GTCTGCACCGCGACGACTGTCTGTATGAGAACGAGGACGTGAAGGAGGCGATCCGCCGCCTGCCGGAGAAGCTGAAGGATGAGCGCAATTTCCGCATCACGCGCGCCCTCCACCTGTCGATGACGAAAACGATCCTGCCGAAGGAACAGTGGACCAAGTACGAGGAGGACACCAAATACCTCGAGCCGTACCTGCAGGAGGTGGTCCGGGAGCGCGATGAGAAGGTCAAGTGGGAATCGAACAAGTAA
- the LOC120958838 gene encoding lysophosphatidylserine lipase ABHD12 isoform X2, with protein MYWSVKRRALKRIGRCTCAVAVLLFLVGFVILPIIFKYSYALQKSILFLTFITYPPNLDLKRPEKSGLYATRNFYVNHHDHEEDLEVNVAVWHVLPLDLVRRYAKELHVDERTIANKTLPTIDGTTSNGGSIVADEKHHAGDRYKGIEKVLRSDGFQLTDEKHQRDLFEETLRATTNDVVLYLHGNTASRGAPHRVELYQMLRALNYHVIAIDYRGYGDSANLSPSELGVVYDALAVYQYITSITNNPVYLWGHSLGTGVSTHLLSLLTEMSLPGPKAVVLESPFNNIKEEICAHPFSKLYRHLPWFDYLISRPMYKNKLRFESDQHIAEFRQPVLILHAEDDLVVPFELGYKLYRKALDTRGKSWGPIEFHRFEKSSHYGHKYICRAPNLPEIIVRFFHAYRDAQY; from the exons ATGTACTGGTCCGTCAAGCGGCGCGCTTTAAAAAG AATCGGTCGATGTACGTGTGCGGTTGCGGTGCTGCTATTTCTCGTCGGGTTCGTCATACTACCGATCATCTTCAAGTATTCGTACGCACTCCAGAAAAGCATCCTCTTTCTCACCTTCA TAACCTATCCACCGAACCTGGACCTGAAGCGGCCGGAAAAGAGTGGCCTGTACGCGACGAGAAACTTCTACGTCAACCATCACGACCACGAGGAGGACCTCGAGGTGAACGTTGCCGTGTGGCACGTGCTGCCGCTCGATTTGGTGCGCCGCTATGCAAAGGAATTGCACGTCGACGAG CGAACGATAGCAAACAAAACGCTCCCGACGATCGATGGCACCACGAGCAACGGTGGTAGCATCGTTGCCGATGAAAAACATCACGCCGGTGATCGTTACAAAGGGATCGAAAAAGTGCTGCGCTCGGACGGGTTTCAGCTAACCGATGAGAAACACCAGCGCGACCTGTTCGAGGAGACGCTGCGGGCCACGACGAACGATGTGGTGCTGTACCTGCACGGAAATACGGCATCGCGCGGCGCCCCGCACCGGGTCGAGCTGTACCAGATGCTACGGGCGCTGAACTATCACGTGATAGCGATCGACTACCGTGGGTACGGTGATTCGGCCAACCTGTCGCCGTCCGAGCTGGGCGTCGTGTACGATGCGCTGGCCGTGTACCAGTACATCACCAGCATCACCAACAATCCGGTCTACCTGTGGGGCCATTCGCTCGGGACGGGCGTTTCCACCCATCTGCTGTCGCTGCTGACCGAGATGAGCCTGCCCGGGCCGAAAGCGGTCGTGCTGGAGAGTCCGTTTAACAACATCAAGGAAGAGATATGTGCCCATCCATTTTCAAAG ttataCCGTCACCTGCCATGGTTCGACTACCTGATCTCCAGACCAATGTACAAGAATAAGCTGCGCTTCGAGTCCGACCAGCATATTGCCGAGTTCCGCCAGCCGGTGCTGATACTGCACGCGGAGGACGATCTCGTGGTGCCATTTGAATTAGGCTATAAG cTTTACCGCAAAGCGCTAGACACGCGGGGCAAATCGTGGGGCCCGATCGAGTTCCATCGGTTCGAGAAGAGCAGCCACTACGGCCACAAGTACATCTGCCGGGCGCCGAATCTGCCCGAGATTATTGTGCGCTTTTTCCACGCGTACCGCGACGCACAATACTGA
- the LOC120958840 gene encoding uncharacterized protein LOC120958840, with protein MPFNCSRDCVGIRYRINSLHQTWKWLHQTIALHEYLISMSAADTNISSRKSHHHPLLQQKTISTVVLCC; from the coding sequence ATGCCCTTTAACTGCAGTCGCGATTGTGTAGGTATTCGATACCGCATCAACTCGCTGCACCAGACCTGGAAGTGGCTGCATCAGACGATCGCCCTGCACGAGTACCTGATTTCGATGAGCGCAGCTGACACGAATATCAGCAGCCGAAAGTCGCACCACCATCCACTACTGCAGCAGAAGACCATCAGcactgttgtgttgtgttgctaG
- the LOC120958837 gene encoding lipoyltransferase 1, mitochondrial, with the protein MAAMVAKRSSAVAVRSLCRMYVLSSASPASSRLFRPGQALCAYSTTKHPFQGGNGTTEGGNGTSSPTGHLTMSSSSKQLSTADIKKIPDAEVRKSVFISQSNDVFTNLALEDWIYRNFDLTHHHILMLWINKPSVVIGRHQNPFSETNVSALARNGIELARRNSGGGAVYHDLGNLNCTFFMPRARYDRKYNLTLLTRALYREYGINAELSARDDIVLLGKKISGTAAKLGQPNAYHHCTLLVNSNKLHLGASLEKDNVEITSKATASIPSPIKNLVDVNRTVNIQQLLSAIGYEFLRTPATQLTDGGRELLMKQRGFQLINPTDKWFPGITELRENFASWDWRFGKTPNFSVQKTIQLKSTTAAHQQEMKVKVDVEKALIKEISLILPNHEPIPVVSDMVGRAYSEDCFHGIAEALKGASTENMQQAMGL; encoded by the exons ATGGCTGCCATGGTAGCGAAACGATCGTCGGCGGTTGCTGTTCGATCGCTCTGCCGGATGTACGTCCTGTCATCGGCGTCACCGGCGAGCTCGCGGCTCTTCCGCCCGGGACAGGCGTTGTGCGCCTATTCCACCACGAAACATCCCTTCCAGGGTGGTAATGGCACCACCGAGGGGGGCAATGGTACGAGCAGCCCAACCGGCCACCTGAccatgagcagcagcagcaagcagctgTCAACGGCCGACATCAAGAAGATTCCCGACGCGGAGGTTCGCAAATCCGTCTTTATCTCGCAGTCGAACGATGTCTTCACGAACCTGGCGCTGGAGGATTGGATCTATCGGAACTTTGACCTGACCCACCATCACATACTGATGCTGTGGATTAACAAACCGTCGGTGGTGATCGGCCGGCATCAGAATCCGTTCTCGGAGACGAACGTGTCGGCACTGGCACGCAATGGGATCGAGCTGGCCCGGCGCAACAGTGGCGGCGGTGCCGTCTACCACGATCTGGGCAACCTGAACTGTACGTTCTTCATGCCGCGGGCCCGGTACGATCGGAAGTACAACCTGACGCTGCTGACGCGCGCCCTGTACCGGGAGTACGGCATCAATGCGGAGCTGTCCGCGCGGGACGATATCGTGCTGCTGGGCAAAAAG ATATCCGGCACAGCGGCAAAACTGGGCCAACCGAACGCTTATCACCACTGTACGCTGCTGGTTAACTCGAACAAACTACACCTGGGTGCATCCCTCGAGAAAGATAAC GTCGAAATAACAAGCAAGGCTACCGCTTCCATTCCATCGCCAATCAAGAACCTCGTGGACGTAAACCGAACCGTAAACATCCAGCAGCTCCTATCGGCCATCGG CTACGAATTCTTGCGCACCCCGGCCACCCAGCTAACCGACGGGGGTCGCGAGCTGCTGATGAAGCAGCGCGGCTTCCAGCTGATCAATCCCACCGACAAATGGTTCCCGGGCATTACCGAGCTGCGCGAGAACTTCGCCTCCTGGGACTGGCGGTTCGGCAAGACGCCGAACTTCTCCGTCCAGAAAACGATCCAGCTCAAATCGACCACGGCCGCCCACCAGCAGGAGATGAAGGTGAAAGTTGACGTCGAAAAG gcactgATCAAGGAAATTAGTCTCATCCTGCCGAACCACGAACCGATCCCGGTCGTGTCCGATATGGTGGGCCGGGCGTACAGCGAGGACTGCTTCCACGGCATCGCGGAAGCGCTGAAGGGTGCCAGCACCGAGAACATGCAGCAGGCGATGGGCTTATGA
- the LOC120958838 gene encoding lysophosphatidylserine lipase ABHD12 isoform X3, with amino-acid sequence MMPFCRKIGRCTCAVAVLLFLVGFVILPIIFKYSYALQKSILFLTFITYPPNLDLKRPEKSGLYATRNFYVNHHDHEEDLEVNVAVWHVLPLDLVRRYAKELHVDERTIANKTLPTIDGTTSNGGSIVADEKHHAGDRYKGIEKVLRSDGFQLTDEKHQRDLFEETLRATTNDVVLYLHGNTASRGAPHRVELYQMLRALNYHVIAIDYRGYGDSANLSPSELGVVYDALAVYQYITSITNNPVYLWGHSLGTGVSTHLLSLLTEMSLPGPKAVVLESPFNNIKEEICAHPFSKLYRHLPWFDYLISRPMYKNKLRFESDQHIAEFRQPVLILHAEDDLVVPFELGYKLYRKALDTRGKSWGPIEFHRFEKSSHYGHKYICRAPNLPEIIVRFFHAYRDAQY; translated from the exons ATGATGCCCTTCTGCCGCAA AATCGGTCGATGTACGTGTGCGGTTGCGGTGCTGCTATTTCTCGTCGGGTTCGTCATACTACCGATCATCTTCAAGTATTCGTACGCACTCCAGAAAAGCATCCTCTTTCTCACCTTCA TAACCTATCCACCGAACCTGGACCTGAAGCGGCCGGAAAAGAGTGGCCTGTACGCGACGAGAAACTTCTACGTCAACCATCACGACCACGAGGAGGACCTCGAGGTGAACGTTGCCGTGTGGCACGTGCTGCCGCTCGATTTGGTGCGCCGCTATGCAAAGGAATTGCACGTCGACGAG CGAACGATAGCAAACAAAACGCTCCCGACGATCGATGGCACCACGAGCAACGGTGGTAGCATCGTTGCCGATGAAAAACATCACGCCGGTGATCGTTACAAAGGGATCGAAAAAGTGCTGCGCTCGGACGGGTTTCAGCTAACCGATGAGAAACACCAGCGCGACCTGTTCGAGGAGACGCTGCGGGCCACGACGAACGATGTGGTGCTGTACCTGCACGGAAATACGGCATCGCGCGGCGCCCCGCACCGGGTCGAGCTGTACCAGATGCTACGGGCGCTGAACTATCACGTGATAGCGATCGACTACCGTGGGTACGGTGATTCGGCCAACCTGTCGCCGTCCGAGCTGGGCGTCGTGTACGATGCGCTGGCCGTGTACCAGTACATCACCAGCATCACCAACAATCCGGTCTACCTGTGGGGCCATTCGCTCGGGACGGGCGTTTCCACCCATCTGCTGTCGCTGCTGACCGAGATGAGCCTGCCCGGGCCGAAAGCGGTCGTGCTGGAGAGTCCGTTTAACAACATCAAGGAAGAGATATGTGCCCATCCATTTTCAAAG ttataCCGTCACCTGCCATGGTTCGACTACCTGATCTCCAGACCAATGTACAAGAATAAGCTGCGCTTCGAGTCCGACCAGCATATTGCCGAGTTCCGCCAGCCGGTGCTGATACTGCACGCGGAGGACGATCTCGTGGTGCCATTTGAATTAGGCTATAAG cTTTACCGCAAAGCGCTAGACACGCGGGGCAAATCGTGGGGCCCGATCGAGTTCCATCGGTTCGAGAAGAGCAGCCACTACGGCCACAAGTACATCTGCCGGGCGCCGAATCTGCCCGAGATTATTGTGCGCTTTTTCCACGCGTACCGCGACGCACAATACTGA
- the LOC120958838 gene encoding lysophosphatidylserine lipase ABHD12 isoform X1, producing the protein MAMFDLDRLITDLFKTTVLPGIAIGLWLTDLIGRCTCAVAVLLFLVGFVILPIIFKYSYALQKSILFLTFITYPPNLDLKRPEKSGLYATRNFYVNHHDHEEDLEVNVAVWHVLPLDLVRRYAKELHVDERTIANKTLPTIDGTTSNGGSIVADEKHHAGDRYKGIEKVLRSDGFQLTDEKHQRDLFEETLRATTNDVVLYLHGNTASRGAPHRVELYQMLRALNYHVIAIDYRGYGDSANLSPSELGVVYDALAVYQYITSITNNPVYLWGHSLGTGVSTHLLSLLTEMSLPGPKAVVLESPFNNIKEEICAHPFSKLYRHLPWFDYLISRPMYKNKLRFESDQHIAEFRQPVLILHAEDDLVVPFELGYKLYRKALDTRGKSWGPIEFHRFEKSSHYGHKYICRAPNLPEIIVRFFHAYRDAQY; encoded by the exons ATGGCCATGTTCGATCTCGATCGTCTCATAACCGATCTCTTCAAGACGACCGTCCTGCCCGGGATAGCGATCGGGCTGTGGTTGACCGATTT AATCGGTCGATGTACGTGTGCGGTTGCGGTGCTGCTATTTCTCGTCGGGTTCGTCATACTACCGATCATCTTCAAGTATTCGTACGCACTCCAGAAAAGCATCCTCTTTCTCACCTTCA TAACCTATCCACCGAACCTGGACCTGAAGCGGCCGGAAAAGAGTGGCCTGTACGCGACGAGAAACTTCTACGTCAACCATCACGACCACGAGGAGGACCTCGAGGTGAACGTTGCCGTGTGGCACGTGCTGCCGCTCGATTTGGTGCGCCGCTATGCAAAGGAATTGCACGTCGACGAG CGAACGATAGCAAACAAAACGCTCCCGACGATCGATGGCACCACGAGCAACGGTGGTAGCATCGTTGCCGATGAAAAACATCACGCCGGTGATCGTTACAAAGGGATCGAAAAAGTGCTGCGCTCGGACGGGTTTCAGCTAACCGATGAGAAACACCAGCGCGACCTGTTCGAGGAGACGCTGCGGGCCACGACGAACGATGTGGTGCTGTACCTGCACGGAAATACGGCATCGCGCGGCGCCCCGCACCGGGTCGAGCTGTACCAGATGCTACGGGCGCTGAACTATCACGTGATAGCGATCGACTACCGTGGGTACGGTGATTCGGCCAACCTGTCGCCGTCCGAGCTGGGCGTCGTGTACGATGCGCTGGCCGTGTACCAGTACATCACCAGCATCACCAACAATCCGGTCTACCTGTGGGGCCATTCGCTCGGGACGGGCGTTTCCACCCATCTGCTGTCGCTGCTGACCGAGATGAGCCTGCCCGGGCCGAAAGCGGTCGTGCTGGAGAGTCCGTTTAACAACATCAAGGAAGAGATATGTGCCCATCCATTTTCAAAG ttataCCGTCACCTGCCATGGTTCGACTACCTGATCTCCAGACCAATGTACAAGAATAAGCTGCGCTTCGAGTCCGACCAGCATATTGCCGAGTTCCGCCAGCCGGTGCTGATACTGCACGCGGAGGACGATCTCGTGGTGCCATTTGAATTAGGCTATAAG cTTTACCGCAAAGCGCTAGACACGCGGGGCAAATCGTGGGGCCCGATCGAGTTCCATCGGTTCGAGAAGAGCAGCCACTACGGCCACAAGTACATCTGCCGGGCGCCGAATCTGCCCGAGATTATTGTGCGCTTTTTCCACGCGTACCGCGACGCACAATACTGA